A single window of Solea solea chromosome 9, fSolSol10.1, whole genome shotgun sequence DNA harbors:
- the hsh2d gene encoding hematopoietic SH2 domain-containing protein homolog isoform X2 — protein sequence MVSWDPFQEVRIRAAEELLVPKPPGYFLIRVSESRIGYTLSYRVEDSCRHFMIDALESGQYIIVGQNRRHRYLQDLVDFHRRTPIMPFNQVLTAACGQPSTDLTNYAELLLPERHLRPDDSLLQSNSMQLNWQNKESQEDVNRPALPYRPQNLVNSAVLPPNNKPNKHYPDLKELSPATNQVCIRTVSAPDGLSEPPRSSNCQPAKSHDVKLSVVSNLKNLRKKLQKKSTSQHHLYAEITVEAQDNSEYEVISGEQSVDGTQFGCNQAEELPYEYLQPPPFAPGYDAQVHPYM from the exons ATGGTTTCATGGGATCCGTTCCAGGAAGTAAGAATACG GGCGGCAGAGGAGCTGCTCGTGCCCAAGCCTCCTGGCTACTTCCTCATCAGAGTCAGTGAGAGCAGGATTGGCTACACTCTATCGTATCG TGTTGAAGACAGCTGCAGACATTTCATGATTGATGCACTGGAAAGTGGCCAGTACATCATAGTGGGCCAGAATAGGCGTCACCGCTATCTGCAGGACCTTGTGGACTTTCATCGTAgaactcccatcatgcctttcaaTCAGGTGTTGACTGCCGCTTGTGGACAG CCCTCAACTGACCTGACCAACTATGCAGAACTTCTGTTACCTGAGCGACACCTGAGACCCGATGACAGTTTGCTACAGAGCAACTCAATGCAACTGAACTGGCAAAACAAAGAATCACAGGAGGACGTGAACAGACCAGCACTTCCATATCGACCACAGAACCTGGTCAACTCTGCAGTCCTACCTCcaaacaacaaaccaaacaaacattaCCCAGATCTGAAAGAATTATCTCCTGCCACG AACCAGGTCTGTATCAGGACGGTGTCTGCACCTGACGGTCTCAGTGAACCCCCTCGGAGCAGCAACTGTCAGCCTGCAAAGAGCCACGACGTGAAGCTGTCAGTCGTCTCCAACCTGAAGAATCTGAGGAAgaaattacaaaagaaaagcaCCTCACAGCATCATTTGTATGCAGAGATTACTGTGGAGGCACAAGACAACAGTGAGTACGAGGTGATCTCAGGCGAGCAGAGTGTCGATGGGACACAATTTGGCTGCAATCAAGCGGAGGAGTTACCTTACGAGTACCTGCAGCCTCCTCCCTTTGCCCCAGGCTACGACGCACAAGTGCACCCTTATATGTAG
- the hsh2d gene encoding hematopoietic SH2 domain-containing protein homolog isoform X1 — MWSQSLQGQQTFNWFTQSQLQSVIRNGIVPEWFHGIRSRKAAEELLVPKPPGYFLIRVSESRIGYTLSYRVEDSCRHFMIDALESGQYIIVGQNRRHRYLQDLVDFHRRTPIMPFNQVLTAACGQPSTDLTNYAELLLPERHLRPDDSLLQSNSMQLNWQNKESQEDVNRPALPYRPQNLVNSAVLPPNNKPNKHYPDLKELSPATNQVCIRTVSAPDGLSEPPRSSNCQPAKSHDVKLSVVSNLKNLRKKLQKKSTSQHHLYAEITVEAQDNSEYEVISGEQSVDGTQFGCNQAEELPYEYLQPPPFAPGYDAQVHPYM, encoded by the exons ATGTGGAGTCAGTCGTTACAAGGACAACAGACTTTCAACTGGTTCACACAGTCCCAGCTCCAGTCTGTCATCAGGAATGGCATCGTTCCTGAATGGTTTCATGGGATCCGTTCCAGGAA GGCGGCAGAGGAGCTGCTCGTGCCCAAGCCTCCTGGCTACTTCCTCATCAGAGTCAGTGAGAGCAGGATTGGCTACACTCTATCGTATCG TGTTGAAGACAGCTGCAGACATTTCATGATTGATGCACTGGAAAGTGGCCAGTACATCATAGTGGGCCAGAATAGGCGTCACCGCTATCTGCAGGACCTTGTGGACTTTCATCGTAgaactcccatcatgcctttcaaTCAGGTGTTGACTGCCGCTTGTGGACAG CCCTCAACTGACCTGACCAACTATGCAGAACTTCTGTTACCTGAGCGACACCTGAGACCCGATGACAGTTTGCTACAGAGCAACTCAATGCAACTGAACTGGCAAAACAAAGAATCACAGGAGGACGTGAACAGACCAGCACTTCCATATCGACCACAGAACCTGGTCAACTCTGCAGTCCTACCTCcaaacaacaaaccaaacaaacattaCCCAGATCTGAAAGAATTATCTCCTGCCACG AACCAGGTCTGTATCAGGACGGTGTCTGCACCTGACGGTCTCAGTGAACCCCCTCGGAGCAGCAACTGTCAGCCTGCAAAGAGCCACGACGTGAAGCTGTCAGTCGTCTCCAACCTGAAGAATCTGAGGAAgaaattacaaaagaaaagcaCCTCACAGCATCATTTGTATGCAGAGATTACTGTGGAGGCACAAGACAACAGTGAGTACGAGGTGATCTCAGGCGAGCAGAGTGTCGATGGGACACAATTTGGCTGCAATCAAGCGGAGGAGTTACCTTACGAGTACCTGCAGCCTCCTCCCTTTGCCCCAGGCTACGACGCACAAGTGCACCCTTATATGTAG
- the LOC131466270 gene encoding ras-related protein Rab-8A, which translates to MAKTYDYLFKLLLIGDSGVGKTCVLFRFSEDAFNSTFISTIGIDFKIRTIELDGKKIKLQIWDTAGQERFRTITTAYYRGAMGIMLVYDITNEKSFDNIKNWIRNIEEHASADVERMVLGNKCDVNDKRQVSKDRGEKLALEYGIKFMETSAKANINVENAFLTLARDIKAKMDKKLEGNNPQGSSQGVKITEQPKKSSFFRCTLL; encoded by the exons ATGGCGAAGACTTACGATTACTTGTTCAAACTACTTTTAATCGGCGATTCGGGCGTCGGAAAGACCTGCGTGCTCTTCAGATTTTCAGAGGATGCCTTCAACTCAACGTTTATCTCTACTATAG GTATTGACTTCAAAATCAGAACAATAGAACTAGATGGGAAGAAGATCAAGCTACAGATATG GGATACAGCAGGACAGGAGAGGTTCAGGACCATCACAACAGCCTACTACAGAGGAGCCATG GGCATCATGTTGGTGTATGACATAACCAACGAGAAGTCTTTCGACAACATCAAGAACTGGATACGGAATATAGAAGAG CACGCCTCAGCAGATGTAGAGCGGATGGTTCTTGGAAACAAATGTGATGTTAATGACAAGCGACAGGTGTccaaagacagaggagagaag CTGGCGCTGGAGTACGGCATCAAGTTCATGGAGACCAGTGCAAAGGCAAAcatcaatgttgagaat GCCTTCCTAACCCTCGCCAGAGACATCAAAGCAAAAATGGACAAGAAACTG GAGGGCAACAACCCGCAGGGCAGCAGTCAAGGAGTAAAGATTACAGAACAGCCCAAGAAGAGCAGTTTCTTTCGCTGCACACTCCTGTGA
- the LOC131466271 gene encoding small ribosomal subunit protein eS27-like isoform X1 codes for MLLASLLLRISRPVWRQKRQCGEQPCGQINCHSSLSSWLRKSAPPLAKDLMHPSFTEERRRHKKKRLVQSPNSYFLDVKCIGCYRITTIFSHAQTVVPCSGCSLILCQPQGGKCKITAGCAFRRKHHLNTSLRKQAPELNNRQ; via the exons ATGTTATTAGCTAGCTTACTACTGCGGATATCCCGCCCGGTGTGGAGACAGAAACGTCAGTGCGGTGAGCAGCCGTGTGGTCAAATCAACTGCCACTCTTCTCTGTCGTCGTGGCTCCGGAAGTCTGCTCCCCCA cTGGCAAAGGATCTGATGCACCCCAGCTTcactgaggagaggagaagacacaagaagaagaggctGGTTCAGAGTCCTAACTCCTACTTCTTGGATGTTAAATGCATAG GCTGCTACAGGATTACCACCATCTTCAGCCATGCCCAGACAGTGGTACCTTGTTCAGGCTGCTCTTTAATCCTCTGCCAACCACAAGGagggaaatgcaaaataacagCCG GCTGTGCCTTCAGAAGGAAACATCACTTAAACACATCACTGCGCAAACAAGCACCTGAATTGAATAACAGGCAGTAA
- the LOC131466271 gene encoding small ribosomal subunit protein eS27-like isoform X2 has translation MSLAKDLMHPSFTEERRRHKKKRLVQSPNSYFLDVKCIGCYRITTIFSHAQTVVPCSGCSLILCQPQGGKCKITAGCAFRRKHHLNTSLRKQAPELNNRQ, from the exons atgtcT cTGGCAAAGGATCTGATGCACCCCAGCTTcactgaggagaggagaagacacaagaagaagaggctGGTTCAGAGTCCTAACTCCTACTTCTTGGATGTTAAATGCATAG GCTGCTACAGGATTACCACCATCTTCAGCCATGCCCAGACAGTGGTACCTTGTTCAGGCTGCTCTTTAATCCTCTGCCAACCACAAGGagggaaatgcaaaataacagCCG GCTGTGCCTTCAGAAGGAAACATCACTTAAACACATCACTGCGCAAACAAGCACCTGAATTGAATAACAGGCAGTAA